In Zingiber officinale cultivar Zhangliang chromosome 6A, Zo_v1.1, whole genome shotgun sequence, a single genomic region encodes these proteins:
- the LOC121996140 gene encoding alpha-humulene 10-hydroxylase-like, giving the protein MEANSLFSPFSFISLFLGFFIILLIKIRSRSRPLLAPLPPGPPRLPLIGNIHQLVGGNPHRILLQLAKTHGPFFHLRVGQVDQVVASSVEAVEEIIKRHDLNFADRPSNLTFSKILSYGTRNVVMSPYGGYWKQMRKIYAMELLNSRRVKSFAAIREVVNRKLTAEIADKASAQTPFNLSQMVISMTNELVIRAALGDDCKQKAEFLNLIRETLSYVTNFAVADMYPSLKFLDTLTGLKFQLERTRDKLDKIFGEIISQRQVALAAEQAEEDLLIDVLLKLKDDGSLEFPVTYDSVKAVIMEIFLAGTETASTVIEWAMSELIKNPKAMEKVQKEMREVMKGKTNLEESDILKFSYLNLVIKETMRLHAPIPLLMPRVCKETCEVMGYRVPAGALVLINAFALGRDEQYWGSDAESFKPERFEGVSVDFKGFNFEFLPFGVGRRLCPGITFGLSAVEVGLAHLLFHFNWKLPRGMKIEDLDMMEISGVTAPRRSPLFVLANPIMPLP; this is encoded by the exons ATGGAAGCTAATTCCCTCTTCTCACCTTTCTCCTTCATCTCTCTCTTCCTCGGTTTCTTCATAATTTTACTGATAAAGATCAGATCAAGGAGCAGACCATTATTAGCTCCTCTCCCACCCGGCCCGCCCAGGCTTCCCCTCATCGGAAACATTCACCAGCTCGTCGGCGGCAACCCTCACCGTATCCTTCTCCAACTCGCCAAAACACACGGCCCCTTCTTCCATCTCCGAGTCGGACAGGTCGACCAAGTCGTTGCCTCGTCCGTGGAGGCGGTGGAAGAGATCATCAAGCGCCATGATCTCAACTTTGCTGACCGACCCTCCAACTTGACCTTCTCCAAAATATTGAGCTATGGCACGCGCAACGTCGTCATGTCCCCCTACGGTGGCTACTGGAAGCAGATGAGGAAGATCTACGCCATGGAGCTGCTCAACTCCCGGCGCGTCAAGTCCTTCGCCGCCATCCGGGAGGTTGTGAACCGAAAGCTCACGGCGGAGATCGCCGACAAGGCGTCTGCTCAAACACCTTTCAATCTAAGCCAGATGGTGATATCCATGACTAATGAGCTAGTGATCAGAGCTGCGCTTGGTGACGATTGCAAACAGAAGGCGGAATTCTTGAACCTGATCAGAGAGACACTAAGCTACGTGACTAACTTCGCGGTGGCTGATATGTACCCCTCGCTCAAATTCTTGGATACTCTCACGGGATTGAAGTTCCAGTTAGAGCGAACCCGTGATAAGCTCGACAAAATCTTCGGGGAAATCATCTCACAGCGTCAAGTCGCACTGGCCGCTGAGCAAGCAGAGGAGGATCTACTTATCGATGTACTTCTCAAGCTAAAAGATGACGGAAGTCTCGAATTTCCAGTCACATACGACTCCGTCAAAGCCGTCATCATG GAAATATTCCTGGCAGGAACAGAAACAGCATCAACGGTTATTGAATGGGCTATGTCAGAATTGATCAAGAATCCTAAGGCAATGGAGAAAGTCCAAAAGGAGATGAGGGAGGTTATGAAAGGGAAGACCAATCTCGAAGAGAGCGACATCCTCAAATTCAGTTATCTAAATTTGGTGATCAAGGAGACCATGCGACTCCACGCTCCAATCCCTCTGTTGATGCCGAGAGTATGCAAAGAGACGTGTGAGGTCATGGGATATCGAGTGCCTGCCGGAGCTTTAGTGCTCATCAATGCATTTGCACTGGGCAGAGATGAGCAGTACTGGGGCTCTGATGCAGAGAGCTTCAAGCCTGAGAGATTTGAGGGCGTCTCGGTGGACTTCAAGGGCTTCAACTTCGAGTTCTTGCCATTTGGTGTAGGGCGAAGGTTGTGCCCCGGCATCACATTTGGGTTGTCGGCTGTGGAAGTCGGTCTGGCTCACCTCCTCTTCCACTTTAACTGGAAGCTTCCTCGAGGCATGAAGATCGAAGATTTGGACATGATGGAAATTTCAGGGGTGACCGCACCAAGGAGATCACCTCTCTTTGTGCTTGCCAATCCAATAATGCCTCTGCCATAG